One segment of Fructilactobacillus hinvesii DNA contains the following:
- the hxlA gene encoding 3-hexulose-6-phosphate synthase, with the protein MKIQLAIDLEDVDGAIKLIDKTKDSIDIFEYGTPLVINFGLEGLAKIRKKFPDITLLADLKIMDVASYEVNQAFKYGADITTILGVAEDQSIKDAVKAAHDDGKEILVDMIGVQDVAKRAREIDAMGADYIGTHTGYDLQAKGETPFATFAKIKENVTNTKTAIAGGIKLDNVDEVKAANPDLLIVGGGIATTDDPEKTAAEFKAKLK; encoded by the coding sequence ATGAAAATTCAACTCGCGATTGACCTAGAAGACGTAGACGGAGCAATCAAATTAATCGATAAAACCAAGGATAGTATCGATATCTTCGAATACGGAACTCCCTTGGTGATCAACTTTGGTTTGGAAGGCTTAGCTAAAATTAGAAAAAAATTTCCAGACATTACCTTACTGGCTGATTTAAAGATCATGGACGTGGCTAGTTACGAAGTAAACCAAGCATTTAAGTACGGAGCTGACATTACCACCATTTTGGGAGTTGCGGAAGACCAATCAATTAAAGACGCCGTTAAAGCAGCTCATGATGATGGCAAGGAAATTCTCGTGGACATGATTGGAGTCCAAGATGTTGCTAAGCGGGCTCGTGAAATTGATGCCATGGGTGCTGATTACATTGGCACTCACACGGGATATGACCTGCAGGCCAAGGGTGAAACTCCATTTGCTACTTTTGCTAAGATTAAGGAAAACGTGACAAACACTAAAACTGCCATTGCCGGGGGAATTAAGCTCGACAACGTGGACGAAGTGAAGGCTGCTAATCCAGATCTTTTGATTGTTGGTGGCGGGATTGCTACGACTGATGATCCAGAAAAGACCGCTGCAGAATTCAAAGCCAAATTAAAGTAG
- the hxlB gene encoding 6-phospho-3-hexuloisomerase yields the protein MWQTIIAELAHQDVAIEPAELEQLHQAPRIFVYGGGRSGLALRGLAMRLMQLGKMAYVVGETTTPAIQSGDLLIVASASGTTIGTVNIAKAAQQAGANVWLLTTTDVSPLADLAQQVTLLPGKSKNLVGEEQASVQPMGSLFEQSVWLFGDALTLAYMQFAGITEAEMRNRHANLE from the coding sequence ATGTGGCAAACCATTATTGCAGAATTAGCGCACCAAGACGTTGCAATCGAACCGGCGGAGCTTGAACAGTTGCACCAAGCTCCTCGAATTTTTGTCTATGGTGGTGGGCGCTCGGGTCTCGCGCTACGTGGCCTGGCGATGCGTTTGATGCAATTAGGCAAAATGGCTTACGTAGTGGGGGAAACTACGACGCCTGCGATTCAGTCGGGTGATCTATTAATCGTTGCCTCTGCCTCGGGAACTACGATCGGAACCGTTAACATTGCAAAAGCGGCGCAACAGGCAGGCGCTAATGTGTGGTTATTGACCACGACGGATGTTTCTCCGCTAGCGGATCTGGCGCAACAAGTGACGCTCTTACCAGGTAAGAGTAAGAACTTAGTGGGAGAGGAGCAGGCTTCCGTACAACCAATGGGGAGTTTGTTTGAACAATCCGTGTGGTTGTTTGGTGATGCCCTGACGCTAGCTTATATGCAGTTTGCTGGGATTACCGAAGCAGAAATGCGGAATCGTCACGCTAATTTAGAATAA
- the dld gene encoding D-lactate dehydrogenase, which produces MSVISELENIVGSRYVITSKEKSLQYREGYRSGRGDALAVVRPGTLLELWRILQVVQKNDLVVIMQAANTGLTEGSVPADGGYDRDVLVINVMRIKGMQLIDDNKQVIAFPGLTLHELETNLDKVNRDPHSVIGSSNIGATVIGGVNNNSGGALIQRGPAYTELALYAQITADGELKLVNHLGIELGDTPEEIITNLENHNYSAQDVLYDPERVGHNRNYEERVRNVTSDQPTRYNADPKELYEVSGSAGKLVAFAVRLDTYPKPKETKVFYIGTNDPDVLEKLRRHILTQFKHLPISGEYMHRDAYDLAKKYGKDSLMVIEYLGTNPLPFLFNFRAATERKLRHIPTFKPDFIDRTLQKSSVLFPNQLPKRMEEYRNKYTHYLQLKVSDDGIAEAKQYLDEFFQNNEGDYFECTHHEANVAAIHRYVAASVPIRYQETHQKEGNQILPLDVALPRNEEKWFETLPKEIDDQIQYKMYYGHFLDHVMHQDYILKPGVDAHELKPKMLKQFDARGAIYPAEHNVGHLYHAPETLVKHYKENDPTNTFNPGIGLTSKKKNWQ; this is translated from the coding sequence ATGTCAGTAATCAGTGAATTAGAAAACATCGTTGGTAGTCGTTACGTAATTACTTCAAAGGAGAAATCACTTCAGTATCGGGAAGGTTATCGATCCGGTCGCGGAGACGCGTTGGCCGTGGTTCGTCCAGGAACATTACTAGAACTCTGGCGGATTTTACAGGTTGTGCAAAAAAACGACCTAGTTGTGATTATGCAGGCTGCCAATACTGGGTTAACGGAAGGATCTGTACCCGCTGATGGGGGTTATGATCGGGACGTATTAGTGATTAACGTTATGCGGATTAAGGGGATGCAACTGATTGATGACAACAAACAGGTCATTGCCTTTCCGGGATTAACGTTACACGAATTGGAAACCAACCTGGACAAAGTTAACCGTGATCCGCACTCTGTGATTGGATCTTCTAACATTGGGGCTACGGTAATTGGGGGAGTTAACAACAATTCTGGTGGTGCCTTGATTCAACGAGGACCAGCTTACACGGAACTGGCACTTTACGCTCAGATTACTGCTGACGGTGAGTTGAAGCTAGTTAACCACTTAGGAATTGAACTTGGGGATACCCCCGAAGAAATCATTACTAACCTGGAAAATCACAACTATTCCGCCCAAGACGTCCTGTATGATCCAGAGCGGGTCGGGCATAACCGGAATTACGAAGAACGGGTTCGAAACGTCACTTCCGACCAACCAACCCGTTATAATGCTGACCCGAAGGAACTTTACGAAGTTTCTGGTTCAGCCGGAAAACTGGTGGCCTTTGCGGTTCGCTTAGATACATATCCCAAACCGAAGGAAACGAAAGTCTTTTACATTGGAACCAACGATCCAGACGTCTTGGAAAAATTGAGACGACACATTTTAACTCAGTTTAAACATTTGCCGATTTCTGGGGAATACATGCACCGGGATGCTTACGATTTAGCCAAAAAGTATGGAAAAGACTCCCTGATGGTCATTGAATACCTTGGAACGAATCCGCTTCCGTTCCTGTTTAACTTTAGAGCTGCGACCGAACGGAAGTTACGCCACATTCCAACGTTTAAGCCGGACTTCATTGACCGAACGTTACAAAAATCGAGTGTGCTGTTCCCAAACCAATTGCCCAAGAGGATGGAAGAGTATCGGAACAAATATACTCACTATTTGCAACTGAAGGTTTCTGATGACGGGATTGCAGAAGCAAAGCAATATCTGGACGAATTCTTCCAGAATAACGAAGGGGACTACTTTGAATGTACCCATCATGAAGCCAATGTGGCTGCCATTCACCGGTACGTAGCTGCTTCTGTGCCAATTCGGTACCAGGAAACCCACCAAAAGGAAGGAAATCAAATCCTACCGTTGGACGTTGCTTTACCACGAAATGAAGAAAAATGGTTTGAAACTTTGCCAAAGGAAATTGACGATCAAATTCAGTACAAAATGTACTATGGGCACTTCTTGGATCACGTGATGCACCAAGATTATATTTTGAAACCGGGAGTAGATGCTCACGAATTGAAGCCCAAGATGCTGAAACAATTTGATGCCCGGGGAGCAATTTACCCAGCTGAACACAACGTGGGACACCTCTACCATGCTCCAGAAACGTTAGTAAAACACTACAAGGAAAATGACCCAACGAACACGTTTAACCCTGGAATTGGATTAACTTCCAAGAAAAAGAACTGGCAATAA
- a CDS encoding transposase, whose translation MRTKFKIKVVEFYLNNPVSSRETARKFNIKSNTNLLQWIEIYKSEGPLGLKVNRSHKIYSREFKLSVVNYYKTHETSIRLTALEFKLNQSQVQNWIYQFNHFGAEALLPKRHGRPSMKKKYKDSPLSQDKESAYLDEISKLKAQINENQMEIDILKKHLASEYGIKIGQNDNWKHRS comes from the coding sequence ATACGTACAAAATTCAAAATTAAAGTAGTTGAATTTTACTTAAATAACCCGGTTTCCAGTAGGGAAACCGCTAGAAAATTTAACATCAAATCTAATACTAATCTATTGCAATGGATCGAAATTTATAAATCGGAAGGACCGTTAGGGTTAAAAGTTAATCGATCACATAAAATTTATTCCAGAGAATTTAAATTAAGCGTGGTAAACTACTATAAAACTCATGAAACTAGTATTCGGCTTACAGCATTAGAATTTAAACTCAATCAAAGTCAAGTACAAAATTGGATTTATCAATTTAATCATTTTGGTGCTGAGGCGCTCTTACCGAAAAGGCATGGTAGACCATCAATGAAGAAAAAATATAAAGATTCACCCTTATCACAAGATAAGGAGTCAGCTTATTTAGATGAAATTTCTAAGCTAAAAGCTCAAATTAATGAAAATCAGATGGAGATTGATATCTTAAAAAAACATCTAGCCTCAGAGTACGGCATCAAAATTGGACAAAACGACAATTGGAAGCACAGGTCATAG